A section of the Nitrospinaceae bacterium genome encodes:
- a CDS encoding cobalamin biosynthesis protein CobW has protein sequence MTKPDERILPVTLLSGFLGAGKTTLLNYILKGNHGKRIAVIENEFGEIPVDHDLVIGADEDIFEMNNGCICCSIKGDLIATLNRLIERHDKFDTILIESTGLASPGPIAQAFLLEDEINHSLKLDGVVTLVDSLNIWKHLDEVEVMWEQIAFSNVILLNKIDLISKDDLERVEARIRSINPTARIFPTENAAISLDEILNIGGFDLESVKPLEDFSAKEDEDHHDHPHPEEAITSVSLTLPGELDRNRFVQWLQMLLIFEGMDVMRAKGILNLEGSENRHIFQCVYMMFDSKPDRPWGDEARENKMVFIGRGLDKERLEEGVKGCLV, from the coding sequence ATGACGAAACCTGATGAAAGAATACTGCCCGTGACCCTGTTGTCCGGGTTTCTGGGGGCGGGAAAAACCACGCTCCTGAACTACATCCTGAAAGGCAACCACGGCAAACGCATCGCCGTGATCGAAAACGAGTTCGGTGAAATTCCGGTGGACCACGATCTGGTGATCGGCGCGGATGAAGATATCTTTGAAATGAACAACGGCTGTATCTGCTGTTCGATCAAGGGGGACCTCATTGCGACGCTCAACCGGCTGATCGAGCGGCACGATAAATTCGACACCATCTTGATCGAAAGCACGGGGCTGGCGTCCCCCGGTCCGATCGCGCAGGCGTTTTTGCTGGAAGACGAGATCAATCATTCGCTGAAACTAGATGGCGTGGTCACGCTGGTCGATTCTTTGAACATATGGAAGCATCTGGATGAAGTGGAAGTGATGTGGGAGCAGATCGCGTTTTCCAACGTCATCCTGCTGAACAAGATCGATCTGATCTCTAAGGACGATTTAGAAAGAGTCGAGGCCCGCATTCGGAGCATCAACCCGACCGCACGGATTTTCCCGACCGAGAACGCCGCAATTTCATTGGATGAGATTTTAAACATCGGCGGCTTTGATCTGGAGTCGGTGAAACCTTTAGAGGATTTCTCTGCCAAAGAGGATGAAGATCATCATGATCATCCCCATCCGGAAGAGGCGATCACCTCCGTGAGTTTAACGCTTCCCGGCGAGTTGGACCGCAATCGATTCGTGCAATGGTTGCAGATGCTCCTCATCTTCGAGGGCATGGACGTCATGCGCGCCAAGGGGATATTGAATCTCGAAGGCTCTGAGAACCGCCATATCTTCCAATGCGTTTACATGATGTTCGACAGCAAACCAGACCGCCCCTGGGGCGACGAAGCGCGGGAAAATAAAATGGTCTTTATAGGTAGAGGGTTGGATAAAGAAAGGCTAGAGGAAGGAGTGAAGGGGTGTTTGGTTTGA